The Thermotoga sp. Ku-13t DNA segment ATCGAGCAGAGCCGAGAGGAGGACCTTCAGAGATTTTATGGTCCTTCCGTCCTTTCCTATGACCTGGCCGACGTCCTCTTCGTTCACCACGATCTCGAACACTTTGCCATCGTTTTCGTCGAACTCGACCACGACAACGTCTTCAGGGT contains these protein-coding regions:
- a CDS encoding KH domain-containing protein; this encodes MKQMLEYIVKGIVKHPEDVVVVEFDENDGKVFEIVVNEEDVGQVIGKDGRTIKSLKVLLSALLDAEDFTLRVVR